The following coding sequences lie in one Paracidovorax avenae genomic window:
- a CDS encoding DUF5682 family protein, which produces MKDAAVQGAEPVILGVRHHSPACARLVAERIRALRPAFVLIEGPADFNGRLHELALPHRLPVAIYSYLSHGDTHRGSWTPFAEHSPEWQALQVGRETGAQVRFIDLPAWHPAFAQLENRYADAADAQHQARAEAYERALADKLAVQGRDALWDHLFEDEGPGDGAGSGGDDSLALRLSTYFSHLRGDGEAGSQGNQARERMMARWIAWAMARGAGPVLVVCGGYHAPALARLWRGLPDIEPAVPRPGDDGSAEEDGASSTAPEDAPRFGSYLVPYTFRRLDAFAGYASGMPSPQYYQWLWEHGPGGAAREALRHVVQRLRGRKLPASTADLMAVHARASGLARLRGHRQPLRSDWLDALAGALVKDALDAPLPWTYRGPLRAGTDPVLVEAMDVLAGDAAGHLAPGTPQPPLVAAVQAELAAHGLALRGTVTLDLLQDRDRARSRVLHRLALLQLPGVVRTRGPALAMSGEREEAWRLGEPLEQQAALIEAGAWGATLEDAARARLEEDLRRARGRIVPLAEALNRAAWAGLPSVSDGLLRELGEAIGQEPRFEALAPALGLLHTLLRHGQWLGMAGAPALRVAVEAGVDRALWLLEAPAAVAPADVEDHLRGHRALHRIVADHLADLHEGAPAPLALEPARAIAVWQRKAADPQAAPVARGAALGAVLALSGRPGTGDAAPPEAVEDALALLGAMTASTLGDALAGLLALARESLATQPTFAAGMDRRVRALDDAEFILALPALRAAFAWLPPRERGDLAGQVLALHGARHLPRRTLTAAQAGGFAPEDIAAARAGEAAAAARLTAWGLPTDTEMEAPA; this is translated from the coding sequence GTGAAGGACGCCGCGGTGCAGGGCGCCGAGCCCGTCATCCTCGGCGTGCGCCACCACAGCCCCGCCTGTGCGCGGCTGGTGGCGGAGCGCATCCGCGCGCTGCGGCCGGCCTTCGTGCTGATCGAGGGGCCGGCGGATTTCAACGGCCGGCTCCATGAACTCGCCCTGCCCCACCGGCTGCCGGTGGCGATCTATTCCTACCTGTCGCACGGCGACACCCACCGCGGATCGTGGACGCCCTTCGCCGAGCACTCGCCCGAATGGCAGGCGCTGCAGGTGGGGCGCGAGACCGGGGCGCAGGTGCGCTTCATCGACCTGCCCGCCTGGCATCCGGCCTTCGCGCAACTGGAAAACCGCTACGCCGATGCGGCCGATGCGCAGCACCAGGCCCGCGCGGAGGCCTACGAACGCGCGCTCGCGGACAAGCTCGCGGTGCAGGGCCGGGATGCGCTGTGGGACCATCTCTTCGAGGACGAGGGGCCGGGGGACGGCGCAGGGAGCGGTGGAGACGACAGCCTTGCCCTGCGCCTGTCCACCTATTTCAGCCACCTGCGGGGGGATGGGGAAGCCGGCTCGCAGGGCAACCAGGCGCGCGAGCGGATGATGGCGCGCTGGATCGCCTGGGCGATGGCGCGCGGTGCCGGCCCGGTGCTCGTGGTCTGCGGCGGCTACCACGCTCCGGCGCTCGCGCGGCTCTGGCGCGGCCTGCCGGACATCGAGCCAGCGGTGCCGCGGCCTGGCGACGACGGCTCCGCAGAAGAGGACGGCGCCTCCTCGACGGCACCGGAGGATGCGCCGCGCTTCGGCTCCTACCTCGTGCCCTACACCTTCCGCAGGCTCGATGCCTTTGCCGGCTATGCCTCCGGCATGCCGTCGCCGCAGTACTACCAGTGGCTGTGGGAGCACGGCCCCGGGGGCGCCGCGCGCGAGGCGCTGCGGCACGTGGTGCAGCGCCTGCGCGGCCGCAAGCTGCCGGCCTCCACGGCCGACCTGATGGCCGTGCATGCGCGGGCAAGCGGCCTGGCGCGGTTGCGCGGGCACCGGCAGCCACTGCGGTCGGACTGGCTGGACGCGCTCGCGGGCGCGCTGGTGAAGGATGCCCTGGATGCGCCGCTGCCCTGGACCTACCGCGGCCCGCTGCGCGCGGGGACCGATCCGGTGCTGGTGGAAGCCATGGACGTGCTCGCCGGGGACGCGGCAGGACACCTCGCGCCCGGCACGCCGCAGCCGCCGCTGGTGGCCGCGGTGCAGGCGGAGCTGGCCGCGCACGGGCTGGCGCTGCGCGGCACGGTCACGCTCGACCTGCTGCAGGACAGGGACCGCGCCCGCAGCCGCGTGCTGCACCGGCTGGCCCTGCTGCAGCTGCCCGGCGTGGTGCGCACGCGCGGCCCGGCGCTGGCGATGTCGGGAGAGCGCGAGGAGGCCTGGCGCCTCGGCGAGCCGCTGGAGCAGCAGGCCGCCCTCATCGAGGCGGGTGCCTGGGGCGCCACGCTGGAAGATGCCGCCCGCGCCCGGCTCGAGGAAGACCTGCGGCGCGCCCGCGGCCGTATCGTGCCGCTGGCCGAAGCACTGAACCGGGCCGCCTGGGCGGGCCTGCCCTCCGTGAGCGACGGATTGCTGCGCGAACTCGGCGAAGCCATCGGCCAGGAGCCGCGCTTCGAGGCACTGGCGCCGGCCCTGGGGCTGCTGCACACGCTGCTGCGGCACGGCCAGTGGTTGGGCATGGCGGGGGCACCCGCGCTGCGTGTGGCGGTGGAAGCCGGTGTCGACCGGGCGCTCTGGCTGCTGGAGGCCCCTGCCGCGGTGGCGCCCGCCGACGTCGAGGACCACCTGCGGGGCCACCGCGCCCTGCACCGCATCGTGGCGGACCACCTCGCCGACCTGCACGAAGGCGCTCCGGCACCGCTGGCCCTGGAGCCCGCGCGGGCGATCGCCGTCTGGCAGCGCAAGGCCGCCGATCCGCAGGCGGCCCCCGTCGCCCGGGGCGCGGCGCTCGGCGCGGTCCTGGCGCTGTCCGGGCGCCCCGGTACGGGCGACGCAGCGCCCCCCGAGGCCGTGGAGGATGCACTGGCGCTGCTGGGCGCCATGACGGCATCCACGCTGGGCGACGCGCTGGCCGGCCTCCTCGCCCTGGCGCGCGAATCGCTGGCCACCCAGCCGACCTTCGCCGCGGGCATGGACCGGCGGGTCCGGGCGCTGGACGATGCGGAGTTCATCCTCGCCCTGCCGGCGTTGCGCGCGGCCTTCGCCTGGCTGCCGCCGCGAGAGCGCGGTGACCTGGCCGGCCAGGTGCTCGCGCTGCACGGTGCTCGGCACCTGCCGCGCCGTACCCTCACCGCGGCGCAGGCCGGCGGCTTCGCGCCGGAAGACATCGCGGCCGCGCGTGCTGGCGAGGCCGCCGCCGCCGCCCGGCTGACTGCCTGGGGCCTGCCCACGGATACCGAGATGGAGGCACCGGCATGA